The following coding sequences are from one Devosia neptuniae window:
- a CDS encoding CgeB family protein: protein MKIAFYGSSLLSAYWNGAATYYRGMLRALAEKGYDITFYEPDVYERQQNRDIEPPDWCRVVVYQGNVEALMQVTAEARQADIVIKASGVGFEDDLLLELVLQHAAPDALRIFWDVDAPATLAELRSDPNHPLRQALQSIDLVLTYGGGEPVIAAYREMGAQDCVPIYNGLDPHTHHPVAADPRFAGDLGFLGNRLPDREARVEEFFLIPAVRMPSQRFLLGGSGWADKAMPTNITYLGHVGTAEHNAFNVSPKAVLNISRASMAETGFSPATRVFEAAGAGACIITDYWEGIELFLSPDDEILVARDGQDVSAILGELTPERARQIGAAAMERVLREHTYAHRAEEVDRVFRSAARRQVEAAE from the coding sequence ATGAAAATCGCATTCTATGGATCGAGCCTTCTTTCGGCCTATTGGAACGGCGCTGCCACCTATTATCGTGGCATGCTGCGGGCACTGGCCGAGAAGGGTTACGACATCACCTTCTACGAGCCCGATGTCTATGAACGGCAGCAGAACCGCGATATCGAGCCGCCCGATTGGTGCCGCGTCGTGGTCTACCAAGGTAATGTCGAGGCCCTGATGCAGGTGACCGCCGAAGCGCGGCAGGCCGATATCGTCATCAAGGCCAGCGGCGTCGGCTTCGAGGATGACCTGTTGCTCGAACTGGTGCTGCAGCACGCCGCGCCGGACGCGCTACGCATTTTCTGGGACGTGGACGCGCCGGCCACCCTGGCCGAATTGCGCAGCGATCCCAACCATCCCCTGCGCCAGGCGCTGCAATCGATCGACCTGGTGCTCACCTATGGCGGCGGCGAGCCGGTGATTGCCGCCTATCGCGAAATGGGGGCACAGGATTGCGTGCCGATCTACAATGGTCTCGATCCACACACCCATCACCCCGTCGCGGCTGATCCGCGCTTTGCCGGCGATCTGGGATTTCTGGGCAATCGCCTGCCCGATCGCGAAGCGCGGGTGGAGGAATTCTTCCTTATCCCCGCGGTGCGCATGCCCTCGCAGCGCTTCCTGCTGGGCGGATCGGGCTGGGCCGACAAGGCCATGCCCACCAATATCACCTATCTCGGCCATGTCGGCACGGCCGAGCACAATGCCTTCAACGTCTCGCCCAAGGCGGTGCTCAACATTTCGCGCGCCAGCATGGCCGAAACGGGTTTTTCTCCGGCCACCAGGGTGTTCGAGGCAGCCGGGGCCGGGGCCTGCATCATCACCGATTATTGGGAGGGGATCGAATTGTTCCTCTCGCCCGATGACGAGATCCTGGTGGCGCGCGACGGGCAGGATGTCAGCGCGATCCTGGGCGAACTCACGCCAGAGCGGGCCCGCCAGATCGGCGCAGCGGCCATGGAGCGGGTGCTGCGCGAACACACCTACGCCCATCGTGCCGAGGAGGTGGACCGCGTGTTCCGCTCGGCCGCGCGCCGGCAGGTGGAGGCGGCCGAATGA
- a CDS encoding CgeB family protein, whose protein sequence is MSARYDIVIIGLSLSSSWGNGHATTYRALIRGLRAHGKSVLFVERDVPWYANNRDLPDPDFCDLAYYDSVQDLLARYTPQLKNAGAVIVGSYVPEGIAVIDALNKMALTNWHFYDIDTPVTLARLARGEEEYLATRQIPLFTSYMSFSGGPTLDRLEQQFGARSAQALYCSVDADRYGPTGEPQHWDLGYLGTYSPDRQPVLERLLIEPARQLPDRRFVVAGAQFPPDIEWPANVERIEHVPPSEHSSFYNRQRFTLNVTRADMVAAGWSPSVRLFEAGACGTPVISDIWPGLDHLFPAETIVLASDSADVVRALRQTTASQRQAMATAARRHVLARHSATARAGELLAMLGASAIRSSA, encoded by the coding sequence ATGAGTGCGCGCTATGACATCGTCATTATCGGGCTGTCGCTGTCCTCGTCCTGGGGCAATGGGCATGCCACCACCTATCGCGCCTTGATACGTGGGCTGCGCGCCCATGGCAAAAGCGTGCTGTTCGTCGAACGCGACGTGCCTTGGTACGCCAATAATCGCGACCTGCCCGACCCCGATTTCTGCGACCTGGCCTATTATGACAGCGTCCAGGACTTGCTGGCGCGCTACACGCCACAGCTGAAAAATGCGGGCGCGGTCATTGTGGGTTCCTATGTACCCGAGGGCATTGCGGTGATCGACGCTCTGAACAAGATGGCGCTGACCAATTGGCATTTCTACGACATCGACACGCCAGTGACGCTGGCCAGGCTTGCCCGCGGCGAGGAGGAATATCTGGCCACCCGGCAGATTCCGCTATTCACCAGCTATATGTCGTTTTCCGGCGGGCCGACGCTGGATCGGCTCGAACAGCAATTCGGCGCCCGCTCGGCGCAGGCGCTCTATTGCTCGGTGGATGCAGATCGCTATGGGCCGACGGGGGAACCCCAGCACTGGGACCTGGGCTATCTGGGCACCTATAGCCCTGATCGCCAGCCGGTACTCGAGCGGCTGCTGATCGAGCCGGCAAGGCAATTGCCCGACAGGCGTTTCGTGGTGGCCGGGGCGCAGTTTCCGCCTGATATCGAATGGCCCGCCAATGTAGAGCGCATCGAGCACGTGCCGCCATCCGAGCACTCTTCGTTCTATAACCGGCAGCGTTTCACGCTCAATGTCACCCGCGCCGACATGGTCGCCGCCGGCTGGTCGCCCAGTGTCCGCCTGTTCGAGGCCGGCGCCTGCGGCACCCCCGTGATCAGCGATATCTGGCCCGGCCTCGATCACTTGTTTCCTGCCGAGACCATTGTCCTCGCCAGCGACAGCGCCGATGTGGTTCGCGCCCTGCGCCAGACCACCGCGTCCCAGCGCCAAGCCATGGCCACCGCCGCGCGTCGCCACGTGCTGGCGCGGCACAGCGCCACCGCCCGCGCCGGCGAATTGCTCGCCATGCTCGGCGCGAGCGCTATCCGTTCATCCGCCTGA
- a CDS encoding CgeB family protein, which produces MHFVFYTHSLVSDWNHGNAHFLRGVMRDLLRRGHSAIALEPADAWSRQNLVESQGRQAVERFAADFPGLQSQQYGADFDHAAVIGDADVVIVHEWTDPALVARLGQIRRNGARFTLLFHDTHHRAVSARQDIAGLMLQDYDGVLAFGETLRQRYREAGWGRQVFTWHEAADDALFHPLPDIERTKDLIWIGNWGDGERSAEIDEFLIRPAAALGLSGTVRGVRYPDHALAAVRKAGLNYGGWIANADVPPAFARHRVTLHIPRRPYVESLPGIPTIRVFEALAAGIPLLSAPWDDAEGLFRPGQDFLFARTGWQMQDLLREVISDPSLGRQLAANGLETIRARHTCRHRVDQLLAILTRTGSARTVSKAGALETMS; this is translated from the coding sequence ATGCATTTCGTGTTCTATACCCATTCGCTGGTCTCGGACTGGAACCATGGCAATGCCCATTTCCTGCGCGGCGTCATGCGCGACCTGTTGCGGCGCGGCCATTCGGCCATTGCCCTCGAGCCGGCGGATGCGTGGAGCCGACAGAACCTGGTCGAAAGCCAGGGGCGCCAGGCCGTGGAGCGGTTCGCCGCAGACTTTCCGGGCCTGCAATCGCAACAATATGGCGCGGACTTCGACCATGCCGCCGTGATCGGCGACGCCGATGTGGTCATCGTCCACGAATGGACCGATCCGGCGCTGGTGGCCCGCCTGGGACAGATCCGCCGTAACGGCGCCCGCTTCACCCTGCTGTTCCACGATACCCATCACCGAGCCGTCTCGGCCCGGCAGGACATAGCGGGCCTGATGCTGCAAGATTACGATGGCGTGCTGGCCTTCGGGGAAACGCTGCGGCAGCGCTATCGCGAGGCCGGCTGGGGCCGCCAGGTGTTTACCTGGCACGAGGCGGCGGATGATGCGCTGTTCCATCCCCTCCCCGATATCGAGCGGACCAAAGACCTGATCTGGATCGGCAATTGGGGCGATGGCGAGCGCAGTGCCGAGATCGATGAATTCCTGATCCGGCCGGCGGCGGCGCTTGGCCTGTCCGGTACGGTGCGCGGCGTGCGTTATCCCGACCATGCCCTGGCGGCCGTGCGGAAGGCGGGCCTCAACTATGGCGGCTGGATCGCCAATGCCGATGTGCCGCCGGCCTTTGCGCGGCACAGGGTGACCCTCCATATCCCGCGCCGGCCCTATGTGGAATCGCTGCCTGGCATTCCCACCATCAGGGTATTCGAGGCGCTGGCCGCCGGCATTCCCCTGCTCTCGGCGCCCTGGGACGATGCCGAGGGCCTGTTCCGTCCGGGCCAGGACTTCCTCTTCGCCAGAACCGGGTGGCAGATGCAGGACCTGCTGCGAGAGGTCATTTCCGACCCCAGCCTGGGCCGTCAACTCGCCGCCAATGGGCTCGAAACCATTCGTGCCCGCCATACCTGCCGGCACCGCGTCGATCAATTGCTGGCCATTCTCACCCGGACCGGCAGTGCCCGCACCGTCAGCAAGGCCGGCGCCCTGGAGACCATGTCATGA
- a CDS encoding glycosyltransferase family 4 protein gives MSAALSPAVSATPPHILMTLDAVGGVWRYAMDLAAGMVRHGFTFTFAGLGPAPTPAQRAEAERIGQLIWLDAPLDWLAETEAQLDRIPDVLAALVEQQRIDLVHLNLPSQACGLALPVPTIVVSHSCVVTWFAAVRQVPLPADWQWQLRRNRAGFDAADMVLAPSQAHADLLSLSYGPIENLSVVHNASRASIAPTRKHAKIFAAGRWWDEGKNGALLDKAARCSVWPVAMAGACAGPNGQQFHPRNARSLGELPHAAVAQAMAEAAIVASPSRYEPFGLAALEGAKAGAALVLADIPTYRELWDGAALFAAPDDAAGFAHALNRLAGDDALRHEFAALARQRSARFAPEAQCAAMRAVYGRLLQSPSALEA, from the coding sequence ATGAGCGCGGCCCTGTCTCCCGCCGTATCGGCGACGCCGCCGCATATCCTGATGACCCTCGATGCCGTTGGCGGCGTGTGGCGCTATGCGATGGACCTTGCCGCAGGCATGGTGCGGCACGGTTTTACCTTCACCTTTGCCGGCCTGGGCCCCGCGCCCACGCCAGCCCAGCGCGCCGAAGCGGAGCGGATCGGTCAATTGATCTGGCTCGACGCGCCGCTCGATTGGCTGGCCGAGACGGAGGCTCAGCTCGACCGCATCCCGGACGTGCTGGCCGCCCTGGTCGAGCAGCAGCGCATCGATCTCGTTCATCTCAACCTGCCCTCGCAAGCCTGTGGGCTGGCGCTGCCGGTACCCACAATCGTCGTGTCGCATTCCTGCGTCGTCACCTGGTTTGCGGCCGTGCGGCAAGTCCCCCTGCCCGCCGATTGGCAATGGCAATTGCGCCGCAATCGGGCCGGCTTTGACGCCGCCGATATGGTGCTGGCGCCCAGCCAGGCCCATGCCGACCTATTGAGCCTGAGCTATGGCCCGATCGAGAACCTGTCCGTCGTCCACAATGCTTCGCGCGCGAGCATTGCGCCCACCCGCAAGCACGCAAAGATCTTTGCCGCCGGCCGCTGGTGGGACGAGGGCAAGAATGGCGCATTGCTCGACAAGGCGGCGCGCTGCTCGGTATGGCCGGTCGCCATGGCGGGCGCCTGCGCCGGTCCCAATGGCCAACAATTCCATCCCCGCAATGCGCGTAGTTTGGGCGAGTTGCCCCATGCGGCGGTAGCGCAAGCCATGGCCGAGGCGGCGATCGTTGCCTCGCCATCGCGCTACGAACCCTTCGGGCTGGCGGCGCTTGAAGGCGCCAAGGCTGGTGCGGCGCTGGTCCTTGCCGATATTCCGACCTATCGCGAATTGTGGGACGGGGCGGCGCTGTTTGCCGCGCCGGATGATGCCGCAGGCTTTGCCCATGCACTCAATCGGCTGGCGGGCGACGATGCGCTGCGGCACGAATTTGCGGCGCTGGCTCGCCAGCGATCAGCCCGTTTCGCCCCCGAGGCGCAATGCGCCGCCATGCGCGCGGTCTATGGGCGCCTGTTGCAATCACCCTCGGCATTGGAGGCGTGA